One Echinicola strongylocentroti DNA window includes the following coding sequences:
- the cysD gene encoding sulfate adenylyltransferase subunit CysD: MKNTFVPNPKEAESIHIIREVAAQFEKPVLMFSGGKDSITLVRLAQKAFYPAKIPFPLLHVDTGHNFPETIEFRDKLVEELGLELIVANVQDTIDQGKVQEEKGRYSSRNSLQTTTLLDAIEAHKFDACIGGARRDEEKARAKERVFSVRDDFGQWDEKNQRPELFDMLNGKIHHGQNVRAFPISNWTELDVWEYIKTENIKIPSIYFAHKRETFVRDGMIWTASEHVYREEHEEVKERMVRFRTVGDMTCTAAVLSEAESLEEVVDEIKASTISERGARIDDKRSEAAMENRKKVGYF; the protein is encoded by the coding sequence GAATCCATTCACATCATCCGTGAAGTGGCTGCCCAATTCGAAAAACCAGTGTTGATGTTTTCCGGAGGGAAAGATTCGATCACGTTGGTGAGATTAGCCCAAAAAGCTTTTTATCCTGCCAAAATCCCTTTCCCTTTGTTACATGTGGACACTGGACACAATTTTCCAGAGACCATCGAATTCCGTGACAAGTTAGTAGAAGAACTGGGGCTTGAGCTGATCGTGGCCAATGTACAGGACACCATCGACCAAGGAAAAGTACAAGAAGAAAAAGGACGTTATTCCAGTAGAAATTCCTTGCAGACCACCACATTACTGGATGCCATCGAAGCGCATAAGTTCGATGCCTGTATCGGCGGTGCCCGAAGGGACGAGGAAAAAGCCCGCGCTAAGGAGCGCGTGTTCTCTGTGCGAGATGATTTTGGACAGTGGGACGAGAAGAACCAACGCCCGGAGCTCTTTGACATGCTGAACGGAAAGATCCATCATGGCCAGAATGTAAGAGCATTTCCTATTTCCAATTGGACTGAGCTGGACGTATGGGAATACATTAAGACCGAAAATATCAAGATACCTTCCATCTATTTTGCCCATAAGCGAGAGACCTTTGTGCGGGATGGGATGATCTGGACGGCTTCCGAGCATGTCTATAGAGAAGAGCATGAAGAAGTAAAAGAACGCATGGTAAGGTTCAGGACTGTAGGAGATATGACCTGTACCGCAGCAGTACTTTCAGAAGCAGAGTCACTGGAAGAAGTGGTGGACGAAATCAAGGCAAGTACAATTTCCGAGCGTGGAGCAAGGATCGATGACAAGCGCTCCGAGGCGGCTATGGAAAACCGTAAAAAGGTGGGGTACTTTTAG
- a CDS encoding sulfate adenylyltransferase subunit 1, which translates to MSTENRKLINIATAGSVDDGKSTLIGRLLYDTKSLTTDKLEAIERNSKQKGFDYLDFSLATDGLVAEREQGITIDVAHIYFNTEKTNYIIADTPGHVEYTRNMVTGASTSSAAIILIDARKGVIEQTYRHFFINNLLRVGHVVVAINKMDLVDYDQQVFEDIKKDFEALIEKSDYSEDQVKFIPVSALHGDNIAGSSEIMNWYQGPSLLDYLEALEIDEHEDNSAARFPVQYVVRPKTEAYHDFRGFAGKLYGGNLSVGDEVTVLPSFTTSKVKSIHFFDQEFEEATPGSSVTITLEDEVDVSRGDMLVKSDELPKSEKQLSATICQVNSKPLRLGTKYILQHGVNQVLAKVDSIEGLVHTDFSGTEETEQLKLNDIGKVNFRLSKPIHFDPYGDSKSNGSFILIDEASYDTTSVGFIQ; encoded by the coding sequence ATGAGCACTGAAAACAGAAAACTGATCAATATTGCGACGGCAGGAAGTGTGGATGATGGCAAAAGTACGCTTATCGGAAGATTACTGTATGATACCAAGTCGCTGACCACTGATAAGTTGGAGGCCATTGAGCGCAACAGCAAGCAGAAAGGCTTTGATTACCTGGATTTTTCATTGGCTACGGATGGCTTGGTGGCCGAAAGGGAACAAGGGATCACCATTGATGTGGCCCACATCTATTTTAACACAGAAAAAACCAATTATATCATCGCTGACACTCCGGGTCACGTGGAATATACCCGAAACATGGTAACGGGTGCCTCCACATCCTCAGCGGCCATCATCTTGATAGACGCCAGAAAAGGAGTGATCGAGCAGACCTACCGTCACTTTTTTATCAATAACCTCCTTCGTGTAGGCCATGTAGTCGTTGCCATCAACAAAATGGATCTGGTAGATTATGACCAACAGGTTTTTGAAGATATCAAAAAAGATTTTGAGGCACTGATTGAGAAAAGTGACTATTCTGAGGATCAAGTGAAGTTTATTCCTGTAAGTGCCCTTCACGGGGACAATATAGCAGGTAGCTCAGAAATAATGAACTGGTACCAAGGGCCTTCACTATTGGATTACCTGGAAGCCCTTGAGATCGACGAGCATGAAGACAACAGTGCAGCCCGTTTTCCCGTGCAATATGTAGTAAGGCCTAAGACAGAAGCTTATCATGATTTCCGTGGTTTTGCCGGAAAGCTCTATGGCGGCAACCTGTCTGTAGGAGATGAAGTGACGGTATTGCCCTCCTTCACTACCAGCAAAGTAAAGTCCATCCATTTCTTTGATCAGGAGTTTGAAGAAGCTACTCCGGGTAGTTCGGTAACCATCACCTTGGAAGACGAAGTAGATGTGAGCCGTGGTGACATGTTGGTAAAATCCGACGAACTACCAAAGTCCGAAAAGCAGCTGTCAGCTACCATCTGTCAGGTAAACAGCAAACCACTTAGATTAGGTACTAAATACATCCTTCAGCATGGTGTAAACCAGGTGTTGGCCAAAGTAGATAGCATAGAGGGCTTGGTACACACAGACTTCTCCGGAACAGAGGAGACAGAGCAGTTGAAGTTAAATGATATCGGTAAAGTGAACTTCCGGCTGAGCAAGCCTATTCACTTTGACCCTTATGGTGACAGCAAGTCAAACGGAAGCTTTATCCTTATCGATGAAGCTTCGTACGACACCACTAGTGTAGGGTTCATTCAGTAG
- a CDS encoding HEPN domain-containing protein, which yields MQSFRTEIENPTVEKDIIELEKKISLFKDGKIDEEKFRSLRLARGVYGQRQPGVQMIRIKLPYGKVTSKQLHRICKVSDEYSTGRLHITTRQDIQIHYVSLDRTPELWAELEKDDVTLREACGNTVRNVTASETAGTDPKEPFDVTPYADATFKYMLRNPICQEMGRKFKMAFSSSEEDTALTYLHDLGFIPQVKTVDGEEVRGFKVLLGGGLGSQPRHADVIEEFLETDKLIPFIEGVVRIFDRHGERAKRMKARMKFLIKDIGVEEFMKLVNEEQKALQFQSYPIDYKSYEAKQTLPNPQLPSVEAPTSEAYERWLKTNVLPQKQEGYVSIGIKVHLGDFYTDKARKLADLVSQYANDEIRLTLRQNILIRDVKEEALPFFYKELEKLDFVAHGYNTLGDLTACPGTDTCNLGIASSTGAAHVLEEVIFKEYPQYLFNRDLTIKISGCMNACGQHNMASIGFQGMSIKVGKSVIPALQVLLGGATLGQGQGRFADKVIKIPSKRAPQALRLILDDYEKNAEKNEVFVEYYDRQGQMYFYEFLKPLTSTDDVVDSDYIDWGNENPYVKAVGVGECAGVVIDLVATLLLEAREKLANAEDSFNDKKWSDSIYHTYATLVNTAKAILVSEGKKTNSYADIVKQFDETFVDSGKITLDGSFADTVYEIQQNEPTEAFAKAYYEKAEKVYHAISDYRAKEVEA from the coding sequence ATGCAAAGCTTTAGAACAGAAATCGAAAATCCCACTGTGGAAAAGGATATTATCGAACTTGAAAAGAAGATTTCTCTTTTTAAGGACGGTAAAATAGATGAGGAAAAATTCAGAAGCCTACGGTTGGCCAGAGGTGTATACGGCCAGCGCCAGCCGGGTGTGCAGATGATCAGGATCAAATTGCCCTATGGCAAAGTAACCAGCAAACAGCTGCACAGGATCTGTAAGGTTTCCGATGAATATTCCACGGGGAGACTACATATCACCACCCGTCAGGATATCCAGATCCACTATGTAAGCTTGGACAGAACACCTGAGCTATGGGCGGAGCTGGAGAAAGATGATGTTACCCTTCGGGAAGCATGTGGTAATACCGTAAGAAACGTCACGGCTTCTGAGACTGCCGGAACAGATCCCAAAGAGCCTTTTGACGTCACCCCTTATGCAGATGCGACCTTCAAGTACATGCTGAGAAACCCGATCTGTCAAGAGATGGGCAGGAAGTTTAAGATGGCTTTTTCATCCAGCGAAGAAGACACCGCCCTGACCTATTTACATGATCTGGGATTTATCCCGCAAGTAAAAACCGTGGATGGTGAGGAAGTTCGAGGATTTAAAGTCCTCCTTGGCGGAGGCCTTGGCTCCCAACCACGACACGCTGATGTCATCGAAGAGTTTTTGGAGACCGATAAGCTGATTCCGTTCATTGAAGGCGTAGTAAGGATCTTTGACCGTCATGGTGAGCGTGCCAAACGGATGAAGGCCCGTATGAAGTTCTTGATCAAAGATATCGGCGTAGAGGAGTTTATGAAATTGGTAAACGAGGAACAAAAAGCACTGCAGTTTCAGTCTTATCCGATTGATTATAAAAGCTACGAAGCCAAGCAGACGCTTCCAAATCCCCAACTTCCTTCCGTAGAAGCCCCGACAAGCGAAGCTTATGAGCGCTGGTTAAAAACCAACGTCCTTCCCCAAAAACAAGAAGGGTACGTTTCGATCGGCATAAAAGTACACTTAGGTGATTTCTATACTGACAAGGCCCGGAAACTGGCCGATCTTGTAAGTCAATATGCCAATGATGAAATCCGTCTAACCTTGCGTCAAAACATCCTTATCCGGGATGTCAAAGAGGAAGCACTGCCGTTCTTCTATAAGGAACTCGAGAAACTGGACTTTGTGGCCCATGGCTACAACACCTTGGGTGACCTGACAGCTTGTCCAGGTACTGATACATGTAATCTTGGCATTGCGAGCAGTACAGGTGCCGCACATGTACTGGAAGAAGTGATCTTCAAAGAATACCCGCAGTACCTTTTCAACAGGGACTTGACCATAAAAATCTCAGGATGTATGAATGCCTGTGGCCAGCACAATATGGCTTCTATAGGTTTTCAGGGCATGTCCATCAAGGTGGGCAAATCCGTTATTCCAGCATTGCAGGTACTTCTTGGTGGTGCCACGTTAGGCCAAGGCCAAGGGCGGTTTGCTGATAAAGTCATCAAGATCCCAAGCAAAAGAGCGCCTCAAGCCCTACGCTTGATCCTTGACGACTATGAGAAAAACGCAGAAAAGAACGAAGTCTTCGTAGAATATTATGACCGTCAGGGACAGATGTACTTCTACGAATTCTTAAAACCACTGACCAGCACGGATGATGTGGTGGACAGTGATTATATCGACTGGGGCAATGAAAACCCTTATGTCAAAGCTGTAGGGGTAGGTGAATGTGCCGGTGTAGTTATCGACCTGGTGGCTACCTTGTTACTGGAAGCCCGTGAAAAACTCGCCAATGCAGAAGACAGCTTCAATGACAAAAAATGGTCAGACAGCATCTACCATACCTATGCCACCTTGGTAAATACAGCAAAGGCTATCTTGGTATCTGAAGGTAAGAAGACCAATTCTTATGCAGATATTGTGAAGCAATTT